The following coding sequences are from one Lolium rigidum isolate FL_2022 chromosome 6, APGP_CSIRO_Lrig_0.1, whole genome shotgun sequence window:
- the LOC124665919 gene encoding zinc finger Ran-binding domain-containing protein 2-like: protein MEKVMMSRKPGDWSCRSCQYLNFCKRDACQRCGEAKLGTERADYAAMGGSWEVKPGDWYCGCCGVNNYASRGNCFKCGAAKTDSAAVAQNWGFNAAGQAGWKSGDWICPRVDCNVQNYANRTECFRCNAPKSYYG, encoded by the exons ATGGAGAAGGTGATGATGAGCAGGAAGCCGGGTGACTGGAGCTGCAGGTCGTGCCAGTACCTCAACTTCTGCAAGCGTGACGCTTGCCAGCGGTGCGGCGAGGCGAAGCTGGGCACGGAGCGGGCGGACTACGCGGCCATGGGCGGCAGCTGGGAGGTGAAGCCCGGCGACTGGTACTGCGGCTGCTGCGGCGTCAACAACTACGCCAGCCGCGGAAACTGCTTCAAGTGCGGCGCCGCCAAGACcgactccgccgccgtcgcccagaACTGGGGGTTCAACGCCGCCGGCCAGGCAGGATGGAAATCCGGCGACTGGATATGCCCAAG AGTGGACTGCAACGTGCAAAACTACGCCAACAGAACCGAGTGCTTCCGCTGCAATGCGCCTAAATCATACTACG GTTAA